One window from the genome of Andrena cerasifolii isolate SP2316 chromosome 3, iyAndCera1_principal, whole genome shotgun sequence encodes:
- the LOC143367428 gene encoding uncharacterized protein LOC143367428: MKYSGSNLLGYAVIAFTQHFNVVRGESGVTCKDQQGRSYETESYYIPGPHPCTLCICDNGNPKWCKAFVCKIAEEDCKSSRQGDICCDYLCLDDTLSVSNDKADGIGSNATDATANYDIGLRSVASFVTAVLSLSLLFFLIHRLRQRKIRVCVAGRQNRQLAEDQRNLGSMGYLERDGLSHVVPMDDIPCGASYPLWKPPSNYFPRGEAPPPYEEAVAAARAEQALLSMNPQALPQLNFPNSYLTNANSRTSVSLVGNTQSVINGSPSTLICDSGVADSSGLMSTPSRPISNPNIYASYRQSNQNETLSPGVSVGTSTTSFSMGTSTYENLPTPIGIPNFASQHPDVTTQPVSNLQSTVPKNYQTHTTLPRQTGAFTISATLSNSSMAAHRTIPRTLTTTRTGTRLRDIINDCSENEFLRPSTTDVASSNLPHSVQQHSILTNQENTREKRNLPGFHEDVQVQSSSASSLTGLGLQPNERQNLNHRSEKSHDYKPLLNVANGINDEGSFESVACTCSMQALPTLHDDTDDYRSECENCKSATGSRYYLDNEDELVTSPHETMTLHRRPDETASSTTPQYYRTSLTLPTSTRQRTRSTGVRENWFNTMPQSSTESSDEN, translated from the exons ATGAAATACAGCGGCAGTAACCTTCTCGGTTATGCAGTTATCGCGTTCACTCAACATTTTAATG TTGTTCGCGGAGAAAGTGGCGTCACCTGTAAAGATCAACAAGGACGATCTTATGAAACTGAATCGTATTACATTCCCGGCCCACATCCTTGTACATTGTGCATTTGCGATAATGGCAATCCAAAATGGTGTAAAGCGTTCGTTTGCAAGATTGCAGAG GAAGATTGTAAATCCTCCCGACAAGGTGATATCTGTTGCGATTATCTTTGCTTGGATGATACACTCTCTGTATCCAACGACAAAGCAGATGGGATCGGCAGCAATGCAACGGACGCTACTGCGAATTATGATATAGGACTGCGATCTGTCGCTAGTTTTGTGACGGCTGTGTTATCGTTGagtctattattttttttaatacaccgcTTACGCCAAAGAAAGATACGAG TTTGCGTGGCAGGAAGACAGAACAGACAGTTGGCAGAGGACCAAAGAAATTTAGGTAGTATGGGATACTTGGAACGGGATGGATTGTCGCATGTCGTTCCTATGGATGACATTCCATGCGGAGCTAGTTATCCATTGTGGAAGCCACCCAGCAATTATTTTCCGCGCGGAGAAGCCCCACCGCCTTACGAAGAAGCTGTGGCAGCAGCACGAGCGGAGCAGGCGCTGCTGTCGATGAATCCACAAGCACTTCCTCAATTGAATTTTCCAAATAGCTATCTGACGAATGCTAATAGCCGTACTAGCGTCTCGCTAGTAGGAAATACGCAAAGTGTAATAAATGGCAGTCCATCAACGCTGATATGCGACAGTGGTGTTGCCGATTCTAGTGGCTTAATGTCAACACCGAGCAGACCAATTTCAAATCCAAACATATATGCTAGTTATCGGCAATCGAATCAAAACGAAACGCTATCTCCAGGTGTGAGCGTAGGAACTTCTACAACAAGTTTTTCTATGGGGACAAGTACTTACGAGAATTTGCCTACTCCAATTGGAATCCCAAACTTTGCTAGTCAGCATCCAGATGTAACTACTCAACCTGTGTCTAATTTGCAATCCACTGTTCCGAAAAATTATCAAACTCATACTACTCTTCCTCGTCAAACTGGAGCGTTTACAATATCCGCGACCTTGTCAAATTCCAGTATGGCTGCCCACCGTACAATTCCTAGGACTTTAACTACTACTCGTACTGGTACGAGACTACGAGATATTATAAATGATTGCTCCGAGAATGAATTTCTACGACCCTCGACAACCGACGTTGCCTCGTCAAATTTACCGCATTCTGTACAGCAACATTCAATATTAACTAATCAAGAAAATACAAGGGAGAAGAGAAATTTGCCCGGATTTCACGAAGATGTACAAGTACAATCTTCTTCCGCTTCTTCTTTGACTGGCCTCGGTCTACAACCAAATGAAAGGCAAAATTTGAATCACAGATCGGAAAAGTCACACGACTATAAG CCGCTGTTGAACGTGGCCAATGGAATTAACGATGAGGGAAGTTTTGAATCGGTAGCATGCACGTGTAGTATGCAAGCTCTTCCTACTCTTCACGATGATACCGATGATTATAGAAGCGAATGTGAAAATTGCAAGAGCGCGACTGGTTCTCGTTACTACCTAGATAACGAGGATGAATTAGTTACTTCTCCGCACGAAACTATGACGTTACACAGAAGACCAGACGAAACAGCGTCGAGTACTACGCCTCAGTATTACAGAACTTCGCTTACACTGCCTACAAGTACACGCCAACGAACAAG GAGCACCGGTGTTCGAGAAAATTGGTTCAACACTATGCCACAAAGTTCTACAGAGTCATCGGACGAAAATTGA